A genomic stretch from Calonectris borealis chromosome 6, bCalBor7.hap1.2, whole genome shotgun sequence includes:
- the NUP35 gene encoding nucleoporin NUP35 isoform X2 → MEPPPAGAEPMTLGSPTSPKPGTSAQFLPGFLMGDLPAPVTPQPRALSGPSVGVMEMRSPLLAGGSPPQPVVPTHKDKSGAPPVRSIYDELSSPGLGSTPLTSRRPASFSLTQSPLVGTMPSTPGTASSMFSPASIGQPRKTTLSPAQLDPFYTQGDSLTSEDQLDDTWVTVFGFPQASASYILLQFAQYGNILKHVMSNTGNWMHIRYQSKLQARKALSKDGRIFGESIMIGVKPCIDKSVMENYERSSTSSMSSVFTPPTKSVGTPVQPANNTTRISTMRPLATAYKASTSDYQVVGIYLHRVAALHNSNERLN, encoded by the exons ATGGAGCCGCCGCCCGCAG GAGCTGAGCCAATGACTCTTGGCTCCCCGACATCTCCAAAACCAGGAACTAGTGCTCAGTTTCTTCCTGGATTCTTGATGGGCGATTTACCTGCGCCAGTGACTCCGCAGCCACGTGCTTTAAGCGGCCCTTCAGTTGGTGTCATGGAAATGAGGTCTCCGCTACTTGCAG GAGGATCTCCCCCACAACCAGTAGTCCCTACGCATAAAGATAAAAGTGGTGCTCCACCAGTTAGAAGCATATATGATGAATTATCTAGTCCTGGCCTTGGATCAACACCTCTAACCTCAAGAAGACCA GCCAGCTTTTCTCTGACACAGAGCCCATTGGTTGGAACTATGCCATCAACACCTGGAACAG CTTCAAGTATGTTCAGTCCTGCAAGTATTGGGCAGCCTAGGAAGACTACTCTATCTCCTGCTCAGCTAGATCCTTTTTATACTCAGGGCGATTCCCTGACTTCAGAAGATCAACTTGATGACACATGGGTAACTGTATTTGG atttCCTCAAGCATCAGCTTCATATATTCTTCTACAGTTTGCTCAGTATGGAAACATATTAAAGCATGTG ATGTCCAACACAGGAAACTGGATGCATATTCGATATCAGTCTAAGCTTCAAGCCCGGAAAGCCTTAAGCAAAGATGGAAGAATTTTTGGTGAATCTATCATGATTGGTGTCAAGCCATGTATAGATAAA AGTGTGATGGAAAACTATGAAAGAAGCTCTACATCCTCAATGTCTTCAGTTTTCACTCCACCTACAAAATCTGTTGGCACACCAGTACAACCTGCAAATAATACTACAAGGATTTCTACAATGAGACCTCTTGCAACAGCATATAAAGCTTCCACTAGTGACTATCAG GTTGTAGGCATCTACCTCCACCGTGTGGCAGCTCTTCATAACTCTAATGAGAGGCTTAACTGA
- the NUP35 gene encoding nucleoporin NUP35 isoform X1, protein MEPPPAGAEPMTLGSPTSPKPGTSAQFLPGFLMGDLPAPVTPQPRALSGPSVGVMEMRSPLLAGGSPPQPVVPTHKDKSGAPPVRSIYDELSSPGLGSTPLTSRRPASFSLTQSPLVGTMPSTPGTASSMFSPASIGQPRKTTLSPAQLDPFYTQGDSLTSEDQLDDTWVTVFGFPQASASYILLQFAQYGNILKHVMSNTGNWMHIRYQSKLQARKALSKDGRIFGESIMIGVKPCIDKSVMENYERSSTSSMSSVFTPPTKSVGTPVQPANNTTRISTMRPLATAYKASTSDYQVVSDRQTPRKDESIVSKAMEYVFGW, encoded by the exons ATGGAGCCGCCGCCCGCAG GAGCTGAGCCAATGACTCTTGGCTCCCCGACATCTCCAAAACCAGGAACTAGTGCTCAGTTTCTTCCTGGATTCTTGATGGGCGATTTACCTGCGCCAGTGACTCCGCAGCCACGTGCTTTAAGCGGCCCTTCAGTTGGTGTCATGGAAATGAGGTCTCCGCTACTTGCAG GAGGATCTCCCCCACAACCAGTAGTCCCTACGCATAAAGATAAAAGTGGTGCTCCACCAGTTAGAAGCATATATGATGAATTATCTAGTCCTGGCCTTGGATCAACACCTCTAACCTCAAGAAGACCA GCCAGCTTTTCTCTGACACAGAGCCCATTGGTTGGAACTATGCCATCAACACCTGGAACAG CTTCAAGTATGTTCAGTCCTGCAAGTATTGGGCAGCCTAGGAAGACTACTCTATCTCCTGCTCAGCTAGATCCTTTTTATACTCAGGGCGATTCCCTGACTTCAGAAGATCAACTTGATGACACATGGGTAACTGTATTTGG atttCCTCAAGCATCAGCTTCATATATTCTTCTACAGTTTGCTCAGTATGGAAACATATTAAAGCATGTG ATGTCCAACACAGGAAACTGGATGCATATTCGATATCAGTCTAAGCTTCAAGCCCGGAAAGCCTTAAGCAAAGATGGAAGAATTTTTGGTGAATCTATCATGATTGGTGTCAAGCCATGTATAGATAAA AGTGTGATGGAAAACTATGAAAGAAGCTCTACATCCTCAATGTCTTCAGTTTTCACTCCACCTACAAAATCTGTTGGCACACCAGTACAACCTGCAAATAATACTACAAGGATTTCTACAATGAGACCTCTTGCAACAGCATATAAAGCTTCCACTAGTGACTATCAG GTGGTTTCTGACAGGCAAACTCCTAGGAAAGATGAAAGTATTGTATCTAAAGCAATGGAATATGTGTTCGGCTGGTAA